In one Aggregicoccus sp. 17bor-14 genomic region, the following are encoded:
- a CDS encoding capsule assembly Wzi family protein, whose product MQAVQRLHDLGLVDGYLPAQSAVPRAVVRAALEQALAQAPERVPQAAEQARGYLARFDAEFQPHAVPGAAAVVLQQATGSLGYRAADARYGVAVPQPRPAFMAPVDPGPPLSLSAGLAANVTSYLGLAAAPELDVGALRLPRWEAVVALNPVSLSFGRGTVGYGLQGERGFVVAGGQTFDRLELATTRPLSLPGFLRYLGPVAFEGFVSRLTEARHAGDPFFWGGNLRLQPHPRFTLSLQRAVIVGGGRVDQGTQLNQVFKMLFGTKNQPENNVAGLSLRWRLPTETLLPLTTYAEWGMDDLGGELEAPGLLFGVRTPMLPGAPRVSLGAEFAFIGALCCAVERPSWYLHFNHVGGWVMQDAPIGHPLGGDGREYRVYASADLLEARLRIEGDALLRQRFSQNLYAPQRDGTSVGVSSRISWRVTERGELGLSLSEERGNAWREGTVQGRAALFF is encoded by the coding sequence GTGCAGGCCGTTCAGCGCCTGCATGACCTGGGGCTCGTGGACGGCTACCTGCCCGCGCAGAGCGCGGTGCCCCGGGCCGTCGTGCGCGCCGCGCTCGAGCAGGCGCTGGCGCAGGCCCCCGAGCGGGTCCCCCAGGCGGCAGAGCAGGCCCGGGGCTACCTCGCGCGCTTCGATGCGGAGTTCCAGCCGCACGCCGTTCCGGGAGCAGCCGCAGTCGTGCTGCAGCAGGCGACGGGCTCCCTGGGGTATCGCGCGGCGGATGCGCGCTACGGCGTGGCCGTGCCCCAGCCCCGGCCCGCGTTCATGGCGCCCGTAGACCCGGGCCCTCCTCTTTCCCTGAGCGCGGGCCTCGCCGCGAACGTCACCTCCTACCTGGGGCTCGCGGCCGCGCCGGAGCTCGACGTGGGGGCGCTGAGGCTGCCTCGCTGGGAGGCGGTGGTGGCACTCAACCCCGTGTCCCTCTCCTTCGGGCGCGGCACCGTGGGGTACGGGCTGCAGGGAGAGCGCGGGTTCGTCGTCGCCGGCGGCCAGACCTTCGATCGCCTCGAGCTCGCGACGACGCGGCCACTCTCGCTTCCAGGCTTCCTGCGCTACCTGGGGCCGGTGGCCTTCGAGGGCTTCGTCAGCCGCCTCACCGAGGCGCGGCACGCGGGGGACCCTTTCTTCTGGGGAGGCAACCTCCGGCTCCAGCCGCACCCGCGCTTCACGCTGAGCCTGCAGCGGGCGGTCATCGTCGGGGGAGGCCGCGTCGATCAGGGCACGCAGCTCAACCAGGTCTTCAAGATGCTGTTCGGGACGAAGAACCAGCCCGAGAACAACGTGGCCGGGCTGAGCCTGCGCTGGCGCCTGCCGACGGAGACCCTGCTGCCCCTGACGACCTACGCGGAGTGGGGGATGGACGACCTGGGGGGAGAGCTCGAGGCCCCGGGGCTGCTCTTCGGCGTGCGCACCCCGATGCTTCCCGGTGCGCCCCGGGTCTCGCTCGGCGCCGAGTTCGCCTTCATCGGAGCGCTCTGCTGTGCCGTGGAGCGCCCCAGCTGGTACCTGCACTTCAACCACGTGGGCGGCTGGGTGATGCAGGACGCTCCCATCGGCCATCCGCTGGGAGGCGATGGTCGCGAGTACCGGGTCTACGCTTCTGCGGATCTGCTGGAGGCGCGCCTGCGCATCGAAGGGGACGCGCTCCTCCGCCAGCGCTTCTCCCAGAACCTCTACGCACCCCAGCGGGACGGGACGAGCGTCGGCGTGTCCTCGCGCATCTCGTGGCGCGTCACGGAGCGCGGGGAGCTCGGGCTCAGCCTCTCGGAGGAGCGGGGCAACGCCTGGCGCGAGGGCACCGTGCAGGGGCGTGCGGCGCTCTTCTTCTGA
- a CDS encoding UDP-glucose/GDP-mannose dehydrogenase family protein: MNISVIGSGYVGLVAGTCFADSGNDVTCVDINPQKIENLKQGKLPIYEPGLEELVERNAREGRLSFTTDLAAAVKRSQVVFIAVGTPEGENGDADLQYVLAAAEQIGKAMGQYTVVVNKSTVPVGTAQKVRDVLARTTKHPFDVVSNPEFLKEGAALEDFMKPDRVVIGSDSERARALMGELYAPFVRTENPILYMDPPSAELTKYAANSMLATRISFMNDIAALCEKVGADVDLVRKGMGSDKRIGYPFLFPGVGYGGSCFPKDVKALVSTARDYGIEFDLLRAVERTNERQKRLLLAKATKHFGSLAGLQVGVWGLAFKPKTDDMREAPALEIIEGLLGKGARVAAHDPVAQEVAHRSFGDRIRYAANPYAAAEGADALFVVTEWNEFRHPDFDRLKSLMRKPVIFDGRNVFDPEKMRERGFTYFGIGRR, translated from the coding sequence ATGAACATTTCCGTCATCGGCAGCGGCTACGTCGGCCTGGTCGCAGGCACTTGCTTCGCGGACTCGGGCAACGACGTGACCTGCGTCGACATCAACCCGCAGAAGATCGAGAACCTGAAGCAGGGCAAGCTGCCCATCTACGAGCCGGGCCTCGAGGAGCTCGTCGAGCGCAACGCGCGCGAGGGCCGCCTCTCCTTCACCACGGACCTCGCCGCGGCGGTGAAGCGCTCGCAGGTGGTGTTCATCGCCGTGGGCACGCCCGAGGGCGAGAACGGGGATGCGGACCTCCAGTACGTCCTCGCCGCCGCCGAGCAGATCGGCAAGGCGATGGGCCAGTACACGGTCGTGGTGAACAAGAGCACCGTGCCGGTGGGCACTGCCCAGAAGGTGCGCGACGTGCTCGCGCGCACGACGAAGCACCCCTTCGACGTGGTCTCCAACCCCGAGTTCCTCAAGGAGGGGGCGGCGCTCGAGGACTTCATGAAGCCGGACCGCGTGGTCATCGGCTCGGACAGCGAGCGCGCGCGCGCCCTCATGGGCGAGCTCTACGCGCCCTTCGTGCGCACCGAGAACCCCATCCTCTACATGGACCCGCCCTCGGCGGAGCTGACCAAGTACGCGGCCAACTCGATGCTCGCGACCCGCATCTCGTTCATGAACGACATCGCGGCGCTCTGCGAGAAGGTGGGCGCGGACGTGGACCTGGTGCGCAAGGGCATGGGCTCGGACAAGCGCATCGGCTACCCCTTCCTCTTCCCGGGCGTGGGCTACGGCGGCAGCTGCTTCCCCAAGGACGTGAAGGCGCTGGTCTCGACCGCGCGCGACTACGGCATCGAGTTCGATCTGCTGCGCGCGGTGGAGCGCACCAACGAGCGCCAGAAGCGGCTGCTGCTGGCCAAGGCCACGAAGCACTTCGGCTCGCTCGCGGGGCTGCAGGTGGGCGTGTGGGGGCTCGCGTTCAAGCCCAAGACGGACGACATGCGCGAGGCGCCGGCCCTCGAGATCATCGAGGGGCTGCTGGGCAAGGGCGCCCGGGTGGCCGCGCACGACCCCGTGGCGCAGGAGGTGGCCCACCGCAGCTTCGGGGACCGCATCCGCTACGCGGCCAATCCCTACGCCGCCGCCGAGGGGGCCGATGCCCTCTTCGTGGTCACCGAGTGGAACGAGTTCCGCCACCCGGACTTCGACCGCCTCAAGAGCCTGATGCGCAAGCCGGTCATCTTCGACGGCCGCAACGTCTTCGATCCGGAGAAGATGCGCGAGCGTGGCTTCACCTACTTCGGCATCGGCCGTCGCTAG